The Clavibacter capsici sequence TCGACACGATCGCGTCGCACATCCTCTTCGAGCCGGCCCTCTTCTGGATTCACCTCGGCGGCATCGTCATCCTCAGGGTCACATTCCTACTTAGCGGGGACGGCGGGAAGTGGGTCTTAGCCGGCGCGGCTGTACTCCTCGTGGTGCAGGGCGTCGGAGAGATGATCCGCCGGCTCTCAGCCGAAGCTCACATGCCCGAGGGGACGTTCCTCGCAGTGGCCGCTGGTGCGGTCATCGGCGTCGCCATACTCGCTTTCGGGAGCAGACGATGACGCCCCGTAGCCGCTTCCTGTTTGTCGGCGTCGCCGTGCTCCCGAGCGCGTGCGGCGTCGCCGGCAGTTGGTGCGGCATGGCCTGCACTACAGGCAGGAGCCGGCCGACGTCGCGACGCGGCCACGGCCGAGCCGGCCGATGTCGCGGTCGCGAGTGGCGCCGTGGTCGACGTCCTCACGACCGCCGCTCTCGTGCGCGGGGGAGTGGTCGACGCGGTCGCGGTGCGGCGGTCGTCGACAAGTTGGCGACACACACGCACGCGCGGACGCCGGTCTACGACCGGGCGGCCTACGGTCCGTCCTGGGCGGACGCCGACCACAACGGGTGCGACCAGCGGATCGACGTCCTGGCTCGCGACCTCACGGCGGTCACATACACGAGGCGGATTCCGGCTGCACGGTGGATATGGGGCATCTGGCCGACGTCGAAACGGGCCGGAGCATTGACTTCACCCGTGGGAGGGCGACGAGCGCGGCGGTGCAGATCGACCACCTCGTGTCCCATGGGTGGGCGTGGCAGCACGTCGCCGCCGGCTAGATGGGGGAGCGTCGCGAGCAGCTGGCGACCGACTTCACTAACTTCCAGGCCGCCGAGGGGCCGAGGAACGAGGCGAAGTCGGGCCGGGGGTCGGCGACATGGGTCCCGCAGGCCGCGGGCTATGACTGCCTGTACCTCACCCGGTTCGCGGACCTTCCGGGCACCCATGGGCTCATGATCGACGACGCGGACCGTGACGCTATGGCGACGCCCTCGACGGCTGCTCCTTATCCAACGCCTGATAGGTGATCGGCGACGTGGCCGCCGAGTCAAGCGACTCCTCACGCCTGCGCCCGATCCGCTGCCCGAGCTCGTTGCGGGCGCCGCGTAGACCTCGAAGGTGAACGGGTCCCCGAGCTCCGCGCGGTGCCGCATCACGTACCCCAGGCCGGGCCGGTCCTCGACCTTGATCGGCCGGTAGCCGCCCTCGAAGGGGACGAGTGTACGCGACGGCTTCGCGCACCAGGCCGTGGCCGTTGCTCCGAACTGGTGCATCATGCGTATTGCCTCTAGGGCTTCACAGGCTTGCGCACGCTGCATTGCAAACGATCGAGTTGTTGATAAAGCGCATGGATTGCTAATCAGCAACGCAAGAATCGACATCGGGAGGTGACACGCGTATCCCAGGTCCATGCGCGTGCCCACCCAAAGCAAGTACCTACTATTCGCTACATGTTTAAGGAACCAAATGAAGAAGATAAACCTCAAGCGGAGGCATGCGGCGTCTATGGCGGCACTGTCCATCGGGATCGGACTGGCTCTGGCCTCCGGGTCCCATGGCGTCGGTGGTGAAAGTGCTCGAGCCTAAGCTTGGTCTCAGGATCTGAAAGCGGTCCGTTTGACACGGACAAAAGCTTTTCGGATGTAGATGCCGCAGAATCTAAAAACTACTGGACTCCAGGGAGAATGTCGGCGGCAGTGTCCGCTGATGGGGCGTCGGCTACGCCCCAAAAACCGAGTCCGGCCATCGGTGCTATTGCGGCCACGAGCGCCTTCGAAGCCGTGTATTGGATCGGGCGACTTCATTACACTGCGGGTGGCAAAGACTATTCTTGTATGGCGGCGTCTATCAAGTCAGACTCGAAGCTGGTTATAGCAACCGCCGAGCACTGTCTTTATCACAAGGGCGACTTCAGTACTAACCTTCGCTTCATTCCCGCCTGGGACGGGGCTAATAAACCCCTTTCGACGTGGGGCGCCAACGAATATCAGGTCCCGCGGGCTTGGCGGTACCAGGAGGACCAGCAGCACGATGCAGGACCCGTCCAGCTGAAGCCTTAGCGATCTTGGCTCGGTGCTAAGCAATACCTGGCCGAGCAGGCCGGCGCGACGGATGTCAATGTCAGTCTTGCCAAGACGGGGTTTAATTACCAAGCATTTGGCTACGAACAGGTACCAGGATTTACGTCGCATCCTCTTCTAACGTCTCGCCAGCCGCGACCGTCGCGGCATGAACGCTCCATTGAAGGACTTTCCGCCATGCTCGTACTCGTCTCTGCCCGACGGCACCAGCTCCTCATGAGAGCTTGGGCGGCCGTGCTCGTCGCCCTCCTCGCTATCGCAGGCACAGCCTCCGATTCCGCTACCTCGGCCCACGCTGCAGGACTCCCCCCGCAGGGGTCATCCATCTCAAGCGTGCCGGCGTTCCCCGCACCCACGTCAGTCAAGCCGCCACGAGCGACCCCGTACGAGGTGCCTGCCGGTCAAACTGTCGACTACGCCAATGCGCAGCTCAACGGGTCAACGTCCGGGCGTGGCGAGTTCCAGCAACCGGTCATCCTCGTCCACCCGCTAGGAACCGTGAAGAACGTGATCATCGGGTTGCTCGCTGCCGACGGCATCCACTGCGAAGCCTCTTGCACGATCGTGAACATGTGGTCAAGCCACGTCGGGGAAGACGCCGTGACCCTACTTGACGGATCTCCCGCATCCTCCGTCGTCACCATTCAAGGCGGAGGCGTGCAGCACGCGTACGACAAGGTCGTCCAGATGGATGGCGCGGGGACGGTCCGGATCTCGCACTTCGCCGCCTCCGACATCGGCTCCCTCGTCCGCTCCTGCGGTGACTGCCCGCACCAATATCCCCGGCACATCGTGGTCAGCGACGTCTTCATCGACGGTGGCCGCTACAAAGTCACCGGCGTCAACCAGAACTTCGGCGACACAGCCAAGCTCGATCATGTCACCATCCGCGGAACGCGGATGCAAGTCTGTGACTGGACTATTGGGGGTCGCGGCAGTCCGGCGAAGGAAGTGCCCGGAGGGAGCGGAGGCCCGTACCCGGGTGTGTGCGACTTCAGCTACGCCACCATCCTGTTCGAGCACGGACAAGGTGCGAGCATCGACTTACGAAAATTGTGGGTTACAAGACGCAGGCAGCGCTGAAGCTGCGCTCCGTGCTCTCTGAAGCTCCAAAAGGAACTAAGAAGATAATGACCTAGGGAGGATGCGTGCGGACTTCCGGAAGCGAGCGCCTTCCGAACAGGGTTGCGGGCGTTCTACCACCTGCTACTAGCCGCCTGTGCACTCCATGCGCGGCTACTGCGGCGCTGTACCTAAGGTTTGCTCGCCCTCGGAGGTGATCCGCACTAGTGCCGTACCCCTGTGGCTTGCGATCGCCCACCTCCACCTATCGGTCACTCCGTGGGTCGGGCTAAATGGACGCGCTCAGCGCGGCACGCGAGATCGCGGTGCCTGTGCTGTATGCACGAGATGAAGGATTCACATGCACTTGCCTCTTCGCTCCCGACGCCGACTCGAACGCTCTACCGCTCGCTTACTACTCCTGGCCTGCGTCGGGGTCGCTGCGGTGGGAGGTGTCAGCTTCAGCGGCACTGGACCTCCGGCCGCTCACGCGTCACCCTCGTCGTCCCAGCGCCTCGCCGGAACTTCAACGGACGCCGATCGGGTCACGGGCAAGAGCTTCTCGTACGACGATGACGCTGCGTCGGCCGAGTACTGGACGCCCGAACGCATCCAGAAGGCAGATGCGGCTTCGGGAGACAGCCACACGGGCGACGCGAACCTGGTTCAGTCCAGTGGATTGACGCACTACGAGCCCGTCTATTGGATCGGGCGGCTGTACTTTACCCGCGGGGGACGAGAAGGGTCCTGCACCGGATCCGTCGTCAAGTCCGACTCGCGGCTCGTCGTTGCCACTGCAGCTCACTGCCTGTACTTTGATGGCGACTTTGCAACGAATGTGCGTTTCATCCCCGCCTGGGACGGGGCCAACAAGCCGCTTCTTACGTGGGGTGCGGACTTCTATCAGGTCACGACCTCCTGGCATGCGTCGATGGACGCTCAGCACGACACCGCCTTCATCAAAATGAAGCCCCGAGAAAACTGGGGCGGGTCGAAGACGTACTTGGCGGATGTCGCCGGTGCCTCTCGGGTGGACTTTGCCCTCGCGGCTCCGCGCCTGCATTACGAGATGTTTGGATACTCCCAGGTCTCCGGCTACACGCCGGCCCCGCTCGTGACCTGCTCCGGGGAGGGTGACCGCTTCATCGGATCTCCCCGGCGGATCGGCCTCATGCCGTGCCAATTCCCGCCTGGATCTTCGGGCGGGCCCGTGTATCACGCCTCCACGCGGGGTCCGAACGGAACACAGGTCGGCAACACGAGCTCTGTCCAGACCTTGGGAAACACTGTCATTTCCTGGTTTGTACCTTGGGGTAGCGAGGAGCACGCCGTCTATAAGAACGTCGACACCTTCGTCGGCTGATGCTTGTGCTGAACGCGCAGCATTTAAGGTGCTCGAGGGGTTCTCCTTCAAGTACCTTGACCTTCGCGTCTCAGCGCCGTGAGGGAAGGGCCGGGTCGCGTATGCGCGCCACCCCGTTCCACGTTCAGGTCGCACCCGTCCGGCGTCTGTCCTCAATCGGACCGTTCCTTCTCGCACGTTAGTACTTGGGAGAAGAGATCATGCAGCGTCAGCGTCAGCGTCAGCGTCAGCGTCAGCGTCAGCGTCAGCGTCAGCGTCAGCGTCAGCGACATCGCCGGGCCGAGCTGTGGTCCGTCAGGCGGGTGGTTGCTCGCTATGTCCTATGGGTAGTCCGGGCGCTGCGTTCGCTGGCATGTCGAGGTGCTAGCCCAAGCCTTCCGGCCGAGCGTGAACGCGAACGCGCGCACCGGGGTTCTCGCCGTCGACCGTAACGACCGTGGAGACGACATCACCAGTGTCGTCGGCGCATCACCGGTCCTGTTCAACCAGAGCGCTACCCGTGCCGCATCGGCGTAAGGCTATCCGGCTGGTCGTCGCCCCAACAGGGAGCACCTCGAGCGCTGCCGGGGAGTCGGACAAGCCGTATCAACGGAGCAAATCTCCCTCCCCTGTGACATGAACGAGGGTGTCTCCGGTGGCCCCCTCTTTGCCGGTGATGACGCGAATGCTCCGCAG is a genomic window containing:
- a CDS encoding trypsin-like serine peptidase; the encoded protein is MGGVSFSGTGPPAAHASPSSSQRLAGTSTDADRVTGKSFSYDDDAASAEYWTPERIQKADAASGDSHTGDANLVQSSGLTHYEPVYWIGRLYFTRGGREGSCTGSVVKSDSRLVVATAAHCLYFDGDFATNVRFIPAWDGANKPLLTWGADFYQVTTSWHASMDAQHDTAFIKMKPRENWGGSKTYLADVAGASRVDFALAAPRLHYEMFGYSQVSGYTPAPLVTCSGEGDRFIGSPRRIGLMPCQFPPGSSGGPVYHASTRGPNGTQVGNTSSVQTLGNTVISWFVPWGSEEHAVYKNVDTFVG
- a CDS encoding pectate lyase — translated: MRAWAAVLVALLAIAGTASDSATSAHAAGLPPQGSSISSVPAFPAPTSVKPPRATPYEVPAGQTVDYANAQLNGSTSGRGEFQQPVILVHPLGTVKNVIIGLLAADGIHCEASCTIVNMWSSHVGEDAVTLLDGSPASSVVTIQGGGVQHAYDKVVQMDGAGTVRISHFAASDIGSLVRSCGDCPHQYPRHIVVSDVFIDGGRYKVTGVNQNFGDTAKLDHVTIRGTRMQVCDWTIGGRGSPAKEVPGGSGGPYPGVCDFSYATILFEHGQGASIDLRKLWVTRRRQR